A genomic segment from Fundulus heteroclitus isolate FHET01 chromosome 6, MU-UCD_Fhet_4.1, whole genome shotgun sequence encodes:
- the si:dkeyp-66d1.7 gene encoding myeloid-associated differentiation marker homolog codes for MPIVLKTSPLLWTRLAALAFTCVAFSIAVHGARVTHGTGDFCIFCWAFSFAGTLIVILVELFNLQTKAPVSWKNFPITFACYAALLCLSASIIFPLYFLKGSTGQSEIRDFRIVSTVFSCLATIAYITEVSLTKARPGEVAGYMATAPGLLKVVETFVACIIFVLISEPVLYDRHDSVKYCMSVYCICFIISAVIILLCIGEWTGCLPFPFARFLSGYALLAVVLYLSATIIWPVFNFDPKHGGQKQRPYSCSSTMGLCSWDKAMGVAILTGVNFVLYLADLIYSSRLVFVSA; via the coding sequence ATGCCGATTGTCCTGAAGACCAGCCCTCTGCTATGGACCCGGTTGGCTGCCTTGGCCTTCACCTGTGTGGCCTTCTCTATCGCTGTGCATGGGGCCAGAGTCACGCACGGCACCGGAGACTTTTGCATCTTCTGCTGGGCCTTTAGCTTTGCCGGGACCCTTATAGTCATCCTGGTGGAGCTCTTCAACCTGCAGACCAAAGCTCCTGTTTCCTGGAAGAACTTCCCCATCACCTTTGCGTGCTACGCCGCCTTgctctgcctgtcagcctccatCATCTTCCCCCTTTACTTCCTGAAGGGCTCCACTGGCCAAAGTGAGATCCGTGACTTCCGCATCGTGTCCACCGTTTTCTCCTGCCTTGCCACCATCGCCTACATCACCGAAGTCAGCCTCACCAAGGCCCGTCCAGGCGAGGTCGCCGGCTACATGGCCACCGCCCCAGGCCTGCTGAAAGTCGTTGAGACCTTCGTGGCTTGTATCATCTTTGTCCTCATCAGTGAACCAGTGTTGTACGACCGCCACGACTCGGTCAAGTACTGCATGTCCGTGTACTGCATCTGCTTCATCATATCTGCGGTCATCATCCTGCTGTGCATCGGCGAGTGGACCGGCTGCCTCCCCTTCCCATTCGCCCGTTTCCTGTCCGGCTACGCCCTGCTGGCCGTCGTCCTCTATCTGTCCGCGACCATCATCTGGCCCGTCTTCAACTTTGACCCCAAGCACGGCGGGCAGAAACAGAGGCCGTacagctgcagctccaccaTGGGCTTGTGCAGCTGGGATAAGGCCATGGGTGTGGCCATTCTCACCGGGGTCAACTTTGTCCTCTACCTGGCCGACCTCATCTACTCCTCTCGCCTGGTGTTTGTCAGCGCCTGA
- the pex19 gene encoding peroxisomal biogenesis factor 19, which produces MASGTGESSGGHDPELDELLDSALDDFDKASAASAPEPAAASSSASSAAEKPPLLEDNKLFETLFEGDMAAQAKEEWEKAMTELAQEEPELLQHFHKLSEAAGKVGTDTASQQEFTSCLKETLRGLAKNADNLQSSGLAGDDLVKALEGLGLDEGGEGGGEDGNILPIMQSIMQNLLSKEVLYPSLKEITTKYPEWLETNKSSLSAEDHQRYQQQAKIMGDICQLFEKEEEEAADKERTFECIMDLMQKLQDLGQPPKELAGDAPPGFNFDMDSLNLPGVGGAGAAEQCSVM; this is translated from the exons ATGGCGTCAGGAACGGGAGAGTCGTCCGGCGGACACGATCCAGAACTGGACGAATTGTTGGACA GTGCATTGGATGATTTTGACAAAGCATCTGCAGCTTCGGCGCCTGAGCCGGCGGCTGCTTCATCGTCTGCCAGCAGCGCTGCTGAGAAG cCTCCTCTATTGGAGGACAACAAACTTTTTGAGACTCTCTTTGAGGGGGACATGGCGGCCCAGGCCAAGGAAGAGTGGGAGAAGGCCATGACGGAGCTGGCccaggaggaaccagaactcCTGCAGCACTTCCACAAACTATCGGAGGCAGCGGGAAAAGTTG GTACTGACACTGCCTCCCAGCAAGAGTTCACCTCCTGTCTCAAAGAAACGCTTCGAGGCCTCGCCAAGAACGCAGACAACCTGCAG TCGTCGGGGCTAGCCGGGGATGACCTGGTGAAAGCGCTGGAAGGTCTGGGCCTGGATGAAGGAGGGGAAGGAGGAGGCGAAGATGGCAACATCCTCCCCATCATGCAGTCCATCATGCAGAACCTCCTCTCTAAGGAAGTCCTCTATCCGTCTCTCAAAGAGATTACCACCAAG TATCCAGAGTGGCTGGAAACCAACAAGTCGAGCTTAAGTGCTGAGGACCACCAGCGTTACCAGCAGCAGGCTAAGATCATGGGAGACATCTGTCAGCTCTttgagaaggaggaggaggaggcggcggaTAAAGAGCGAACGTTCGAGTGCATCATGGATCTGATGCAAAAG ctgCAGGATCTAGGCCAGCCACCTAAGGAGTTGGCAGGAGATGCG CCTCCCGGCTTCAACTTTGACATGGACTCCCTCAACCTCCCAGGTGTGGGCGGGGCCGGAGCGGCGGAGCAGTGCTCCGTCATGTGA